A single window of Dermacentor albipictus isolate Rhodes 1998 colony chromosome 1, USDA_Dalb.pri_finalv2, whole genome shotgun sequence DNA harbors:
- the LOC135907477 gene encoding basic helix-loop-helix transcription factor amos-like, with the protein MNAASAALAMAVNCLTDMALLEQQQHHDFTCYTSLHHQHEQMKPLSYGVPLSDGCPTPASSPATLPPCSPDSESPASLTELCPVSRAGVGAHLDSVLPFRGPTRDEGESDEFDSDAENGSEYSSQDCNSTSPFGKGSSSKRKPSDKAPPPPVVLKKRRLAANARERRRMHSLNVAFDRLREVVPSLGNDRKLSKFETLQMAQSYINALSELLLRQ; encoded by the coding sequence ATGAACGCTGCTAGTGCGGCCCTGGCCATGGCTGTCAACTGCCTCACAGACATGGCCCttcttgagcagcagcagcaccacgaCTTCACGTGCTACACATCGCTGCACCACCAACACGAACAGATGAAGCCTTTATCGTATGGGGTGCCTCTGTCAGACGGATGCCCAACACCGGCGTCAAGCCCAGCGACTTTGCCACCCTGCTCGCCCGACTCCGAGAGCCCCGCGAGCCTCACCGAGCTCTGTCCAGTCTCTCGGGCTGGAGTCGGCGCACACCTGGACTCCGTGCTGCCGTTCCGGGGGCCCACAAGGGACGAAGGCGAGTCTGACGAATTCGACTCGGATGCTGAGAATGGGAGCGAGTATTCCTCTCAAGACTGCAATAGCACTTCGCCCTTCGGGAAAGGGTCCAGCAGCAAAAGAAAACCCTCGGACAAGGCTCCGCCGCCCCCGGTTGTCCTCAAAAAGAGGCGGCTGGCCGCCAACGCTCGAGAACGACGCCGAATGCACTCGCTGAACGTTGCTTTCGACAGGTTAAGGGAGGTGGTGCCGTCACTGGGAAACGACCGAAAACTCTCCAAATTCGAAACGCTCCAGATGGCGCAGAGCTACATCAATGCACTCAGCGAACTGCTCCTCAGACAGTGA